In a genomic window of Halalkalicoccus sp. CG83:
- a CDS encoding cbb3-type cytochrome c oxidase subunit I, producing MEENSSYSKPNGLQRWMTTVDHKDIGYLYLVFGGFVGLWGATDAIMVRTELLTPTAGIWGVETYNALFTTHGLSMLFLFATPVAFGLSNHLVPLLVGADDMAFPRVNAVAFWLLPMALLLMRSGILANTLGIVAIRPPMTGWTFYPPLSIRELNLTIDLVLLGLHLSGVSTILSAINFIVTIMIQRDEDVGWERLDIFSWTILTTSGIVVFAFPILGAVLLMILLDRNVGTTFFTVEGGGYILYQHLFWFFGHPEVYILTLPAMGLISLILPKFTGRTLFGFKFVVYSTLAIGVLSFGVWGHHMFTTGVDPRIRSSFMAVTLAIALPSAVKVFNWIATLWDGRVQVTPPLLFCTGAIFNFNLGGITGVFLAALPVNLRYHGTYYVVGHFHFILVGMIVFALFGACYYWFPLLTGQHYDRNLAMAHFWLTMIGALVTFGILLLLGMQGLPRRSATYPLQFAPLQQLATVGAYVMGFGQILWLLNMVKSLRTGERITDADVWNLKQNGMFTREWQWFERRLR from the coding sequence ATGGAGGAAAATAGCTCGTACTCGAAGCCGAATGGTCTACAGCGGTGGATGACGACCGTCGATCACAAGGACATCGGCTACCTCTATCTCGTTTTCGGCGGTTTCGTCGGACTGTGGGGCGCTACGGACGCGATCATGGTACGGACTGAGCTCCTCACACCGACCGCGGGCATTTGGGGGGTGGAGACGTACAACGCGTTGTTTACGACCCATGGACTGTCGATGTTGTTTCTCTTTGCAACGCCGGTCGCCTTCGGACTTAGTAATCACTTGGTACCGTTGCTGGTAGGGGCCGATGACATGGCGTTTCCCCGCGTGAATGCCGTCGCGTTCTGGCTTCTTCCGATGGCGCTCCTGTTGATGCGATCGGGAATTCTGGCGAACACGCTCGGGATCGTCGCAATCAGACCCCCGATGACCGGCTGGACGTTTTATCCGCCGCTCTCCATTCGAGAGCTAAACCTCACGATCGATCTGGTTCTGCTGGGACTGCACTTGAGCGGAGTGAGCACGATCCTAAGCGCGATTAATTTCATCGTCACAATCATGATCCAGCGCGATGAGGACGTCGGCTGGGAACGTCTCGACATTTTCTCCTGGACGATACTGACCACAAGTGGGATTGTGGTCTTCGCCTTTCCCATACTGGGCGCCGTGCTCCTGATGATACTCCTGGATCGCAACGTGGGAACGACCTTCTTTACGGTTGAGGGGGGCGGATACATCCTCTATCAGCATCTGTTCTGGTTCTTCGGCCATCCGGAGGTGTACATTCTCACGCTTCCCGCCATGGGCCTTATTAGTCTGATTCTCCCCAAGTTTACGGGTCGGACACTGTTCGGCTTCAAGTTCGTCGTCTATTCGACGCTCGCAATCGGCGTCCTCTCGTTTGGTGTGTGGGGCCACCACATGTTCACGACCGGCGTCGATCCTCGGATTCGTTCCTCCTTCATGGCCGTAACTCTCGCTATCGCACTACCGAGTGCGGTGAAAGTGTTCAACTGGATTGCGACGCTGTGGGACGGACGGGTTCAGGTGACACCGCCACTGCTGTTCTGTACGGGAGCGATCTTCAACTTCAATCTCGGCGGTATTACCGGGGTGTTTCTCGCGGCATTGCCCGTCAATCTCCGCTACCACGGCACCTACTATGTCGTCGGTCACTTTCATTTCATTCTAGTGGGGATGATCGTTTTCGCTCTCTTTGGTGCATGCTATTACTGGTTCCCGCTGCTCACCGGTCAGCACTATGATCGTAACCTAGCGATGGCTCACTTCTGGTTGACGATGATCGGCGCTCTCGTTACGTTCGGCATTCTACTCCTGCTAGGAATGCAGGGGTTGCCGCGCCGATCAGCAACGTACCCCCTCCAGTTCGCGCCACTCCAACAGCTCGCAACGGTCGGTGCATACGTCATGGGGTTCGGACAGATACTCTGGCTCTTGAACATGGTCAAATCCCTCCGAACCGGCGAGAGGATTACGGACGCCGATGTCTGGAATCTCAAGCAGAACGGTATGTTCACTCGTGAATGGCAGTGGTTCGAGAGGCGTCTCAGGTAA
- a CDS encoding beta propeller repeat protein, which produces MVLTGLGGCLGDGDDAEYGWNEIDSPIEETLYDVVVTFEGPYAVGEAGKIVARRSDEWEVVSEDGPASAANRLSGAAVTDDGRHVWFAGSSGAVGQRDVLNGEGTDRSAPKEKTSSWEDIAVVGRAGEERIHLINGSGELLSGTNRNGDIDWREVTKPGNGTEPTAVEFTDGAGFITDGNGGVYGTAGGDEWQRIGIRSSDSALNDVVALNAQTINVVTGEGSIFLYNGFDWLRLEVGRNGLNAIDRSRDRGFVVGASGAVYEFTDSKWKSQNTPTSKTLRGVTLGTTDYADVAVGDGGLILERFR; this is translated from the coding sequence ATGGTTCTAACCGGACTCGGCGGCTGTCTCGGAGACGGAGACGACGCTGAATACGGCTGGAACGAAATCGACTCGCCGATTGAAGAAACCCTATACGATGTCGTTGTGACTTTCGAAGGACCGTATGCTGTCGGCGAGGCGGGCAAAATCGTAGCCCGTCGCTCGGATGAGTGGGAGGTCGTCTCTGAGGACGGTCCAGCTAGTGCGGCGAATCGGTTGTCCGGAGCGGCCGTCACCGACGACGGTCGACATGTCTGGTTTGCCGGCAGTAGTGGGGCGGTTGGCCAACGTGACGTACTCAACGGGGAGGGGACGGATCGCTCGGCACCGAAGGAAAAAACGAGTAGTTGGGAAGACATCGCTGTCGTCGGACGAGCAGGGGAGGAACGGATTCATCTGATCAACGGATCGGGTGAACTGTTGTCTGGAACGAATCGAAACGGAGACATCGACTGGAGAGAGGTCACTAAACCCGGAAACGGAACGGAGCCGACTGCCGTCGAATTCACTGACGGCGCCGGGTTCATTACCGATGGAAACGGTGGCGTCTACGGAACCGCCGGAGGCGACGAGTGGCAGCGGATCGGCATCCGGAGCTCGGATTCGGCGCTCAATGACGTCGTAGCACTGAACGCACAGACAATCAACGTCGTGACGGGGGAGGGATCGATCTTCCTCTACAACGGATTCGACTGGCTCCGGTTGGAGGTCGGTAGGAACGGACTCAACGCCATAGATCGCTCGAGGGACCGGGGATTCGTCGTCGGTGCAAGTGGGGCCGTCTATGAGTTCACAGATTCCAAGTGGAAATCACAGAACACGCCCACCTCGAAGACCTTACGCGGGGTCACGCTCGGCACGACCGATTACGCTGATGTCGCGGTCGGTGATGGGGGCCTAATCCTCGAACGGTTCCGGTAA
- a CDS encoding TIGR00341 family protein, with product MKIKDMRVLKILVTGEEMPSTILEVLDGNDLDYVISDSSTDASAAAMISCPVPAPSVEAVREDLNELGLEDRVYIVLVDPEAVVPTGTESEDPYSQVEGLGYQGISRGELHSKAADLIPDFTIYGLMTVISAIIATAGVLLESMAVLVGSMVIAPLIGPPMATSVATVIDDNVLFNESIRYQLTGSALGMVSATVFALLLRFTSFVSSEVSIEAVHQLSTHTAPGALLIIVALSAGVAGALSLSTGAEVGLVGVMIAAALVPPLGVMGVGIAWFEPVIAVGSGLVVLINVLSINLAAIISFWYLGYHPESWLELRKARSKMLVRVISLTVSILVLATLLTNLTGAAEVISVIFQGNGPSLRTILYTIYT from the coding sequence ATGAAAATAAAGGACATGCGGGTATTGAAGATTCTAGTCACGGGCGAAGAGATGCCTAGTACGATCCTTGAGGTACTAGATGGCAATGATTTGGATTATGTAATCTCCGATTCCAGTACTGACGCTAGTGCCGCTGCGATGATCTCCTGCCCAGTACCGGCCCCTAGCGTTGAAGCGGTTCGCGAAGATCTCAATGAACTCGGACTGGAGGATCGTGTCTATATAGTTCTAGTGGACCCGGAAGCCGTTGTACCCACCGGAACCGAAAGCGAAGATCCCTATAGCCAGGTCGAAGGACTCGGATATCAGGGTATTTCGCGGGGAGAACTCCACTCCAAAGCGGCCGATCTAATTCCGGACTTCACCATCTACGGTCTGATGACGGTCATCAGTGCTATCATTGCTACGGCTGGTGTTCTACTCGAATCGATGGCCGTATTGGTCGGTTCGATGGTGATTGCACCGCTCATAGGGCCTCCGATGGCCACCAGTGTGGCAACAGTTATCGATGACAACGTACTCTTCAACGAGAGTATACGATATCAGCTTACTGGGAGCGCGCTCGGGATGGTTAGCGCGACCGTCTTCGCTCTCCTCCTTCGATTTACGTCGTTCGTTTCCTCTGAAGTGTCCATCGAAGCCGTTCACCAGCTCAGTACCCACACCGCACCGGGTGCCCTGTTGATCATCGTTGCACTCAGTGCAGGAGTTGCAGGAGCTCTTAGTCTCTCGACAGGTGCCGAGGTCGGTCTCGTTGGTGTGATGATCGCCGCTGCGCTCGTACCGCCGCTTGGAGTTATGGGCGTCGGGATCGCCTGGTTTGAACCGGTCATCGCAGTTGGATCGGGCTTAGTGGTTCTAATCAACGTACTCTCGATCAACCTTGCAGCTATTATCAGTTTCTGGTATCTGGGGTATCACCCCGAAAGTTGGTTGGAACTACGCAAGGCTCGAAGCAAGATGCTCGTTCGAGTGATCAGCCTTACCGTTTCGATTCTCGTTCTCGCGACCTTGCTCACCAACCTCACCGGTGCGGCCGAAGTCATTTCAGTGATATTCCAAGGCAACGGTCCATCCCTTCGGACGATTCTCTACACAATATATACATGA
- a CDS encoding permease encodes MDQVTVFLSLGTTLLEALELTVRMAWETWWALVLGFTLAGAIEAFVSEKQMTRTLGGRGWKEVGLGTLFGAASSSCSYSAVSTSKTLFKKGASGVASLGAFMFASTNLVIELGLVIWVLLGWQFVVGEYIGGIIVVILLIISFKHVVPMRWFEDARAHLHKREEAECAACGMTVDTPADEGITQHFDGDLEQFCCTGCLSAYESQVERSEDRSWLETISSVQGWKTAARTTIKEWDMLWVDIAIGFVLAGFVGAFVPASWWEALFSAEGTFSLVVLNTAIAVLIGVLTFMCSIGNVPFALVLWTNGLPFGSVLAFVYADMIIPPLTNLYRKYYGWRLATVLFSALFLAAVLAGVVVHYLMGGLGLIPVQGEVGGHVSGEYTTALNLLFTPVFLGQVYLAYGPNRLEQWIWNVPTRLERVLNQVKESGEIVDAGVRELLRSFDEASDQTDEALASFRSGFDELGVALRLLWQGIRKLKRRLWESYRTIRDGSRME; translated from the coding sequence ATGGATCAAGTAACTGTATTCCTGTCTCTCGGAACGACCTTACTAGAGGCTCTCGAGCTCACGGTTCGGATGGCTTGGGAGACCTGGTGGGCGCTCGTTCTCGGCTTCACGCTTGCCGGAGCCATCGAAGCGTTCGTGAGCGAGAAACAAATGACGCGCACGCTAGGAGGACGAGGGTGGAAAGAGGTCGGTTTGGGGACGCTCTTCGGAGCAGCCTCGTCGAGTTGCTCATATTCCGCCGTCAGCACCAGCAAGACCCTGTTCAAGAAGGGAGCATCGGGCGTCGCCAGCCTGGGCGCCTTCATGTTCGCCAGTACCAACCTCGTCATCGAGCTCGGATTGGTGATATGGGTACTGCTCGGCTGGCAGTTCGTGGTCGGCGAGTACATCGGTGGCATCATCGTTGTCATCCTGTTGATCATATCGTTCAAACACGTCGTCCCTATGCGGTGGTTCGAGGATGCCCGCGCGCACCTCCATAAGAGGGAGGAGGCCGAATGTGCAGCCTGCGGGATGACGGTCGATACGCCGGCTGACGAGGGTATTACACAGCATTTCGACGGTGATCTTGAGCAGTTCTGCTGTACAGGGTGTCTCAGCGCGTACGAATCACAGGTGGAACGTTCGGAGGACCGCTCGTGGTTGGAGACGATATCGTCCGTTCAGGGCTGGAAGACGGCGGCAAGAACGACGATCAAAGAGTGGGATATGCTCTGGGTGGACATCGCCATCGGTTTCGTTCTTGCTGGCTTCGTTGGTGCGTTCGTTCCCGCTTCTTGGTGGGAAGCACTATTCAGCGCGGAAGGGACGTTCTCGCTGGTAGTTCTCAACACCGCAATAGCGGTTCTCATCGGAGTTCTCACGTTCATGTGTTCCATCGGGAACGTTCCCTTTGCACTCGTGCTCTGGACGAACGGGCTACCGTTTGGGAGCGTTCTTGCGTTCGTCTATGCCGACATGATCATCCCTCCCCTGACCAATTTATATCGGAAATATTACGGTTGGCGTCTGGCCACAGTGCTGTTCAGTGCATTGTTTCTCGCTGCGGTACTCGCCGGTGTCGTCGTTCACTATCTCATGGGCGGTTTGGGATTGATTCCAGTCCAGGGTGAGGTTGGCGGACACGTCTCCGGAGAGTACACTACGGCGTTGAATCTACTCTTCACACCGGTTTTTCTCGGACAGGTATACCTGGCGTATGGGCCGAACCGACTCGAACAGTGGATCTGGAACGTCCCGACACGGCTCGAACGTGTACTCAATCAGGTCAAGGAATCCGGTGAGATTGTCGATGCTGGCGTTCGGGAACTGCTGCGTTCGTTCGACGAGGCTAGCGACCAAACCGACGAAGCGTTGGCGTCGTTTCGGTCGGGATTCGATGAATTGGGAGTCGCCCTGCGGCTGCTTTGGCAGGGTATTAGAAAACTCAAGCGGCGACTATGGGAGTCATATCGGACGATCAGAGACGGATCGCGGATGGAGTGA
- a CDS encoding MFS transporter — protein sequence MFTVLIYVISRYIPEYLRLLGAHPAIIGLFGSVVMLLAVSYPYLWRYFQKTSNSVDSLALMGTIASSGLLLWLIAPQLGRLEPIPAWVYVLLGVVLIGSWRPIGLETIGITGNSWLREHMPESRLRTKLVQLGGLVAGILLVTALLAAVPGFVIGFQVILAVTAAAGVTAAVIYYHADTEPRTVSTRQFRGWTAILSEVRSLPDGLRPLLIGDTLVQFALGMVSVFIVVTVTSVLEFNAHLFGYQLSASAFFGVLIFLEVSTGLIATVPVSYFTSRNGRCGTVFASFFISALFPLVLIGMATTPLSLGILFAIFGLRFAGRPAREALIAAETGRGGGDKGTESYRLVRDVLTIPSALIGGAIYAISPIFAFVLATVIGILGVREFMEFTVQPLTG from the coding sequence ATGTTTACCGTCCTGATCTACGTGATAAGCCGGTACATACCGGAGTATCTACGACTACTGGGGGCTCATCCCGCTATCATTGGATTGTTCGGTAGCGTGGTTATGCTGCTAGCCGTTTCGTATCCCTATCTCTGGCGGTACTTTCAAAAGACGTCAAATAGCGTCGATAGCTTGGCTCTGATGGGGACGATAGCCTCATCGGGCCTACTCCTCTGGCTTATCGCACCACAGTTAGGGCGACTCGAACCGATACCAGCGTGGGTCTACGTCCTCCTCGGAGTCGTTCTCATCGGATCATGGCGACCCATTGGGCTCGAGACCATTGGTATAACGGGCAACAGCTGGCTTCGCGAGCACATGCCCGAGTCCCGCCTCAGGACCAAGCTGGTTCAGCTGGGTGGTCTGGTAGCCGGGATACTGCTCGTGACCGCCTTACTCGCTGCCGTCCCCGGATTCGTTATCGGGTTTCAAGTGATTCTCGCCGTTACCGCTGCTGCCGGCGTAACCGCAGCGGTCATCTACTATCACGCCGATACGGAACCTAGAACCGTATCGACGCGACAATTCAGGGGGTGGACAGCGATCCTCTCGGAGGTACGGTCGCTTCCCGATGGACTTCGACCACTGTTGATCGGCGATACGCTGGTTCAGTTCGCTCTCGGAATGGTCTCTGTTTTCATCGTCGTCACCGTCACCAGTGTTCTGGAGTTCAACGCCCACCTGTTCGGATATCAACTCAGTGCCAGCGCGTTCTTCGGTGTGCTAATATTCCTAGAAGTCTCTACCGGGTTAATAGCAACCGTACCCGTAAGTTACTTCACCTCACGAAACGGCCGCTGCGGAACCGTGTTTGCGAGTTTTTTCATCTCTGCGCTGTTTCCCCTGGTGCTCATCGGTATGGCGACGACGCCACTCTCGCTCGGCATTCTGTTCGCGATTTTCGGGCTTCGTTTCGCTGGACGTCCAGCGCGGGAGGCGTTAATCGCTGCCGAAACAGGTCGCGGGGGTGGCGATAAAGGTACCGAGTCATACCGTCTGGTCCGAGACGTCCTCACGATTCCCAGCGCGCTAATCGGAGGGGCGATCTACGCGATCAGTCCGATATTCGCCTTCGTGCTCGCAACCGTCATCGGAATACTGGGCGTCCGCGAGTTCATGGAGTTCACGGTACAGCCCCTAACCGGATAG